From a single Hymenobacter sp. YIM 151500-1 genomic region:
- a CDS encoding bifunctional 3,4-dihydroxy-2-butanone-4-phosphate synthase/GTP cyclohydrolase II — MLDSIEDAIADIRAGKVVVVVDDEDRENEGDFICAARCATPEVINFMATHGRGLVCAPLIEQRCEELGLELMVGRNTALHSTPFTVSIDLLKNGVTTGISASDRSKTILALIDPATRPEELGKPGHIFPLKARKEGVLRRAGHTEAAIDLARLAGFEPAGVLVEILREDGEMARLPELREIANKWGLKLISVQDLIKYRLDKESLITREISVKLPTDYGDFDLVAYTQRSTSAQHLALVKGDISGPEPVLVRVHSSCVTGDIFGSCRCDCGPQLHRAMQQIEREGRGVVVYMNQEGRGIGLLNKLRAYKLQEQGRDTVEANLELGFGMDERDYGVGAQILRDLGISKMLLLSNNPRKRTGLIGYGLEIVDSVPIEVEPNEHNERYLTTKRDKLGHTILTKGRAPHPDTAAAAAE, encoded by the coding sequence ATGCTGGATTCTATTGAAGACGCCATTGCCGACATTCGGGCCGGTAAGGTGGTTGTGGTCGTCGACGACGAGGACCGCGAAAACGAGGGCGACTTTATCTGCGCCGCCCGCTGCGCCACGCCCGAAGTCATCAACTTTATGGCTACGCACGGCCGCGGGCTGGTGTGCGCCCCGCTTATCGAGCAGCGCTGCGAGGAGCTGGGCCTGGAGCTGATGGTGGGCCGCAACACGGCTCTGCACTCCACCCCGTTTACGGTCAGCATCGACCTGCTCAAAAACGGCGTTACCACCGGCATTTCGGCCTCCGACCGTAGCAAAACCATTCTGGCCCTCATCGACCCCGCCACCCGGCCGGAGGAGCTGGGCAAGCCGGGCCACATCTTCCCGCTCAAAGCCCGCAAAGAAGGCGTGCTGCGCCGCGCCGGCCACACCGAAGCCGCCATCGACCTGGCCCGCCTGGCGGGTTTCGAGCCGGCCGGGGTGCTGGTGGAGATTCTCCGGGAAGACGGCGAAATGGCCCGCCTGCCCGAGCTGCGCGAAATTGCCAACAAGTGGGGCCTGAAGCTGATTTCGGTGCAGGACCTCATCAAATACCGCCTCGACAAGGAAAGCCTCATCACCCGCGAAATCTCGGTGAAGCTGCCCACCGATTACGGCGACTTCGACCTGGTGGCCTACACCCAGCGCAGCACCAGCGCCCAGCACCTGGCCCTGGTGAAAGGCGACATCTCGGGCCCCGAGCCGGTGCTGGTGCGCGTGCACTCCTCCTGCGTCACGGGCGACATCTTCGGCTCTTGCCGCTGCGACTGTGGCCCCCAGCTGCACCGCGCCATGCAGCAGATTGAGCGCGAAGGCCGGGGCGTGGTGGTGTACATGAACCAGGAAGGCCGCGGCATCGGGCTGCTCAACAAGCTGCGCGCCTACAAGCTGCAAGAGCAGGGCCGCGACACGGTGGAAGCCAACCTGGAGCTGGGCTTCGGCATGGATGAGCGGGACTACGGCGTGGGCGCCCAGATTCTGCGCGACCTGGGCATTAGCAAGATGCTGCTGCTGTCCAACAACCCCCGCAAGCGCACCGGCCTCATCGGCTACGGCCTCGAAATCGTGGATTCGGTGCCCATCGAGGTGGAGCCCAACGAGCACAACGAGCGGTACCTCACCACCAAGCGCGACAAACTGGGCCACACCATCCTCACCAAGGGCCGCGCCCCCCACCCGGATACTGCCGCTGCGGCAGCCGAGTAG